CAATATCCAGATTGACATTTCAAATTGTGTGTTTTTTCATTTATATGTGCAACCAATGCTCAGTGGAGAAGATCCATATTGTGCTACCACTAGAGCCGAAAACAAGGGACGAGCTCACTGAGTGTAAGTATAACAAatcattgtgtgcatgtgtgtgcatgcatgtatgtgtgaatttGTATGTCTAATATGTTGTGTGAGGGGGTGTGGAGCATACTGGGCTACAGTAGGCTAAATAGTCTGGAGATCAAGCTCAGTTGCAGGTTTGCTCCTTGCCCgatgtttaaaaaaagacagacTGTGATTATGTCACTGTATTTTGATCCAAatgcttctgttttttttctttagattTATGTCAGAGACTGCTTAATTCTGATTACAATATGTCAATCAGGGctactgacagccttggctgggcctagtacaaagtcatctgaaagggccccccattcaatacaatGTACGTAATGAGGACCTGATTTTGGGGCCCCTTAAACCCCTGTGTAGCCTATCTAGTTTGCTTCTGTCTTTCTCTAAATTAATGTCAGAAAAGGGAGTTCGTATATGATTAATGTCACTGTAGCTTGACTCGAATGTTTCTCTGTTTTCTCTAGATTCGTGTCAGCTTACTCTGGACCCAAACACTGCCCATCGATCCCTCTCCCTGTCTGAGGACAACAGGAGGGTCTGGCGAGAGAAAGAGCAGCCCTGCCCTGATGATCACCATGACAGGTGCCTAACAATCTAGTGGACATTTATTCTTCACAGTATACTGTGTTTTACCCATTGtttcctggagcgacatacacaCTGCAATctagttcttgagatttgagctgttttactaaaaatgtgggtatgttagagctgaatgaacacattgtggTGCAACATGAAGGTTctaacttttaaatgcaacttattaaatgtttttatgtgcttcagaagtcatatatttaggatttaatagggagACGGCTCCTTTACCCAAAAACGGCTTAGGCTAAAAGGGGTTAAATGTCTAATGTCTCCTAATGTCTTATCAGTCTAGTATTTTTTGTATTGTCTCAGAGGGTCGGCACAAGCATTCCGATATGCCTGGACTGCTAGTTTGGACATAAATGGCAAACAAACAACTTGGTCATCACTGACTAGGAAAAAGATGTCaaaatcattttctgaaaatcaaaataatatttgtgagtGTGGAGCTGTTGACTATATTGTATATTTCAGCTTctgtttattgggccagaggtgggccctgaacattggTGAAAATTCCAAGTatgccccaagttggaaaaggttgggaactgcTGGATTAAAGGGTTGCATGTTTAAATCCCAACCttgtccctacacctccatccatggctgaagtgcccttgaccaaggcacctctccccacactgctccagggactataaccaagaccccatgtgtaaaataactaagtctctttggataaaaccatcagctaagtgtagtgtaatgtaatgtcatgtcatgtaaaagACCTTTTCCCTATGGGTTTGACTTGAAGGTTCACCGGCTGGGCCCAGGTGCTCTGTGTGCAGGCTGTGTCTGCATGCTGCTACTGGGAAGTGGAGTGGACACATGAGCTGGAAGGCTACGGCGTGGACATCGCCGTGTCCTACAGAAACATCGACCGAAAAGGTGGAGGTCTGGAGTGTCGGTTAGGTTGTAACGATCGGTCGTGGAGGTTGGAGTGCGACCCTGAAAGATGTTCCTTCAGACACAATAATTTCCGGACTGAAGTCCTCAGCGCTCTCAGCAGCTCCAGGGTGGGAGTGTATGTGGACCACAAGGCCGGAATTCTGTCCTTCTACAACGTCtcagacacaatgaccctcctacACACGGAGCAGACTGTGTTCAAGGAGCCTCTTTTTCCTGGGTTTTGGTTGGCACATGGAGCATCCATAAACATTTGCTCACTTTAAATATATTGCACAGCATGCAAGGgctgggccaggtattgcaatgaccctgtctgtgtgtttatttgtttgtgtatctGCATGCAGTGTTTTGAGTCACCTGTAGGTGGCtcccaaacacacaacacattcatCTAACTCTGGGCAATGGACCAGGTTGCTATCTATGtctcctctttttttgttgtttatttccagaatttatgctgcccattcacatacgTTATCtatatttcatgaatatttaacacCACCATCCATTTGTTATGACTGGGAGATTTACACTAGTGACACATGCAGGCGAATTgagcgaagcaaagagaggcaacattcagtgttccattctgacagctcaacgatCAACAGGTTGTCGCGGTGAATCAAATAGAATTTATTTTGCTGATTTGATTGGCCAACGCAGGTGAAATTCacccctcatttgcataatattaatatTTGTAGAATATTGCCTTTgctcctgttcacttgccttcgtctccctcataggaatgagtGGCCAAGTTTgattcgcttggccaaattcttgtgtatgtatgtatcccTGGCATTACACTTTTCATAGGTGGGTCTTCTCAGTGTCCACCACTTTGAATTACTAGTCCTAGACATATTTGGCTGCAAAACGTAATGTACTATGGACTGACTTAGTACATTAACTTACGTTATTCACTTGCAGTAGTAAATGTTCGTGAAATGCTCTAatttgtcaatgggcagcatatcATACATTTGAAAACAAATGACTAAAACTATGTGTACACAGTGGACCTTAAAACATTGATGCCATTTGCACAAACAATTTGCATGGAAACATCATCAGATCagatcagtagagtagagtagagtagagtagagtagagtagagcgtagagtatcatttatgaatcccaagggaaattaggGTGTCATTACAATTAGCATATACATACACTGTACATtagagtttctcaacggggggcgcTACAGCTCCCCAGAGGGCGTTGGGGAGcactaggggggcgttgacaaggatacagctgagtgggggcggggcttagttcccattggggggcattagtttaATTTTCAATACTAATGGGGGATGATGACtgacttatgataaggtcaagggggtgttgggaggcttataatgaggcCAAGGAGGCGttggttcaaaaaaggttgagaaccactgctgtacataaacacagaatatacAAGACATTACACATGCTGTCAAGATGCTGTCTGTATTTAGGTTTTGTGAATCTGTATGTTAGTACACCGGCTGGCCTGTGAGAGTGTTGTCTCTCTCCTGTATCCTTGAGCATGTAGAAATAATTCAAAGCAGTGCAGTAATTCATTGCCATGATTATGCAACAATACTGACTATCACGACAGTAAACAGGAACATAAAGCTGGATGTTACTTTTTTTCAATGTACTTTATggattcaatttaaaaaaaagtaatcaaTACCCTTTTGAGTGGACAGTCAGAATAAATTCATGGGGCTTTTCGACAGAACCGTCGGCCTTTAAAGGGTGACTTATTGAGTGCTATGCAATTGCCTTGTACCGTTGATACCGTCTGATGGTGCCACTGAATGCACCTAATACTGGCTGATTGAAGCCAGGGGTATGTTGTGGATGAAATCGACCTTTCAAAGTTGTCAGTACACACGTTCACAATGAAACAATTCGGGGGCCAGACAATTGTTGTAGATAGTGTGAGCgggtggtctgcacactgggtataCACGGGCCAAAACACTTCAGCACGTAATTTGACAATGGCATTGTTATTAAATTAATGAATTATCAATTAATGCAATGTAAAGGGGACCACAGCAATGGACTTAACGCCTCCTGTTGGTATGCTGCTCTGTGAAGATTACAGTAGGATTTACACCCTGGAGAGGTGCGAGCCCCTTTAATCTCTACTGgatatgttatgttgtgttaacTCAAGTTGTGTTAAAAATGCATCGAAAAAAAGAGTTTTATGTTGTAGTCGTTTCCATTGATTAAAAAAGGAAGCTGATTGCTACAGCAGATAGAGTAgatttaaaaatgtatattttttacaAAGCTTCCAAGCGTAGCTCCTGCCTCCCATAGGtccctctctgtacctctctgtgAAGGTTACAGTTAAGATTTACACTACGGGGAGGTGGAAGCCCATTTAATCAACATTAAAGGTGGGAGCCTCTTTAATCTACATTGATATAAATAGATGTCAGTGTCACATGCACTGTATACTATGTCCTCAATGCTGGAAGATTTGTTAAACCTCACAAGCTGTTAAGATTTCAACCTTCAGAACAGTACcatctggccgtgtgtgtgtgtgtgtgtgtgtgtgtgtgtgtgtgtgtgtgtgtgtgtgtgtgtgtgtgtgtgtgtgtgtgtgtgtgtgtgtgtgtgtgtgtgtgtgtgtgtgtgtgtgtgtgtgtgtgtgtggacaagaatgttgtatattttgtgtgtgcatcatgcatgtgtatgggtttgtgtgtctttaaatgtgtgaggagagggagagatattctgtgtgtgtgtgtgtgtgtgggggggggtgtagttgtaaatagcatagtgtgtgtgcatgtttgtaataACACagtgtgtttgttggtttgtgttgtgtgtgtgtgtttgtgtgtgtgtgtgtgtgtgtgtgtgtgtgtgtgtgtgtgtgtgtgtgtgtgtgtgtgtgtgtgtgtgtgtgt
The Engraulis encrasicolus isolate BLACKSEA-1 chromosome 12, IST_EnEncr_1.0, whole genome shotgun sequence DNA segment above includes these coding regions:
- the LOC134459440 gene encoding tripartite motif-containing protein 16-like — encoded protein: MEDHKGHNIVLATTARKENQTQVLERKRKLHRRIRNGERHIQELTDAVMSYKDSAVMSLEDIERISEDLSALLESPERRWSEVREQISAQQEAAVSRAEDVVERLQQEVAVLKTRDAEIEQLMHEEDPIHFLQRLLALQSSSVPKASPSITISPHPSFHVLMEYLTARKEDKSGQMEKTPVEVEKIHIVLPLEPKTRDELTEYSCQLTLDPNTAHRSLSLSEDNRRVWREKEQPCPDDHHDRFTGWAQVLCVQAVSACCYWEVEWTHELEGYGVDIAVSYRNIDRKGGGLECRLGCNDRSWRLECDPERCSFRHNNFRTEVLSALSSSRVGVYVDHKAGILSFYNVSDTMTLLHTEQTVFKEPLFPGFWLAHGASINICSL